The DNA region CCGGTGTTGGACAGGGTGCCCGGCGTGCAGTGCCAGGTCGACGGCGGGGAGCTGCGCGGGGTGATGATCGACGGGGTCGCGACCACGGTGTATCTGATGGTCTTTGTCCTGTCCTATTCACGGCTGCTGTACGTGGCGGCCAGTGCCCGGCCGATCGACACCGCCGAGCTGATCCGGATGCACGATGCGGCCTTCCGCGCGTTTGGCGGGCGTCCGCGCGAATGTGTCTACGACCAGACCCGGCTGGTGGTGATCGACGAGCAGTGCCGCGAGCTGGCGCTCAACGAACGCTTCGCCCGCTAGGCGGCGACTGCGGGTTTTACGATCCGGGCCTGCCGTGGCTATGACCCCGAGAGCAAGGGCAAGGTCGAAGCCGGGGTGAAGTACGTCAAGTCCAACGGGCTCTACGGCGAGACCTTCGCGGGTTGGACGGAGGTGGTGACCCACCTGCAGCGGTGGCTCGAGGAGACGGCCAATGCCCGCACCCATGCCACCACCGGCGAGGCGCCACGCGAGCGCTATGCGCGCGCGGAGCAGCCGCACCTGGCGCCCTACCTAAGGCCGCCCGGGGTTGCGGAGCTCGCCGGCGAGGCACCGCTCACCCGGCACGCCGACAAGACCGGCCTGATCGCCTGGCAGGCCAACAAGTACTCCGTCCCCCTGGCCTATCAGCGCAGTCGGGTCGGCGTCGTGGAGAGCGACGGGCAGCGGGTGATCAGCGACCCCGGCAGCGGCGCGGTCATCGCCCGCCACGGGCTGGCTCCCGGCAAGGGCGCGATCATCAAGAACACCCACCATTACCGTGATCCCGCCGTGGCGATCGCCGACCTGGAGGCGGCCATCGCGCAGCGCTTGGGCGCGGCATCGGGACAGCGTCTGTGCGCCCTGATCAAGGCCACCGAGCCGAAGATCTACAAAGACCAACTGCAGGGCGTCAAACGCCTCCTCGAAGGCTACCCGGCGCTGGATCCGGGTCTCGTCGCCGCGCTGTGCGACAAACCCGCCATGAGCTACACCCGGCTGCGCGCGTATCTGGACGCCTACAGCGCGCATCCCGAACGCTGCGGCGAACCGCCACCGCGCACACCGTCGGGCACCGGTACGTCGGCATCCTCGCCGCTCGCACGCTACGCCGCCGTTGCCGCGCAGAACGCACCGGAGGGCGCTCATGACCTCCATTGATGCCGTCGCGCACCAATACCGTGCCCTCAACTGCGGCCATCTGGCCCATGGCCTGGCCGCACTGCTCGGCGCCGCCGAGGCCAACGCCCTGTCCTATCTGGATCTGGTCGAGCAACTCGTCGACCTGGAGCTGCAGGGCCGCGAGACCAATCGCTTGGCCGCGAATCTGCGCAAGGCTGGCTTCCCTGTGATCAAGCGCCTGGAGGAGTTCGACTACCGCCACCAGACCACCATCACCAAACGCCAGGTCAGCCAATTGCTGGACTTCCGCTTCCTCGAGGAGCGCGCCAATCTGGTCTTCATCGGACCGCCCGGCGTAGGCAAGACCCATCTGGCCGTCGCCATCGGCCTGAAGGCCCTCGAGGCCGGCTACCAGGTGCTCTTCACCACGGCACTGGCGCTGGTGGAAACCCTCGAACTGGCCGAACTGCGCGGAGAGCTGAAGAAGAAGATCGCCAGCCTGCTCAAGTTCGATCTGCTGATCATCGACGAGCTGGGCTACCTGCCGATGAACCGCCAGGGCCTCTACAACCTCTTCCAGCTCATCAACGGTCTCTACGAGTACCGCTCGGTGATCCTCACCACCAACAAGGACTTCACCAACTGGGGCGAGTTCTTCCGCGACGAGAACGTCGCGGTGCCCATCGTCGACCGCCTCATCCATCACTCGCAGGTCTTCATGCTCGGAGGAGAAAGCTATCGACTGAAGCAGAAAATCGGAAACTGATGCTGAACCGGATCTCCAGAGGGGTCAATTTTCGTGGCCGAATGTGGATCAGTTCTGGTGGCCATTGACAGCGCGGCAAGCCGGCCTATCAGCCCTTCAAAGGCTATGCCCCCGGCTTTGTGCATGTCGACGTCAAGTACCTGCCGCAGATGCCCGACGAGGACCCGCGTCGCTACCTGTTCGCCGCCATCGACCGCGCCACGCGCTGGGTTTATGTCGAGATCCTGCCCGAAAAGTCCGCCGCCTGCGCCCAGGGCTTCCTGACCCATCTCCTCCAAGCCGCCGCCTTTAAGATCACCAACATCTTGACCGATAACGGCAAGGAATTCACCGACCGGTTCTGCGCGACCGGTGAGCGGGAACCGACGGGTAAACATGGCTTCGATCGGATCTGTCACGCACAGCACATCGAGCACCGCCTCATCCCGCCGCGCCATCCCCAGACCAACGGGATGATCGAGCGCTTTAACGGCCGCATCAGCGAGGTCCTGGCGACCAACCGCTTTCGCTCCGGGGAGCACTTGGCGGAGACCCTACAGCGCTATGTCAACGTCTATAATTACCACATTCCACAGCGGGCACTGGGTCATGTGTGCCCGGTGGAAGCCCTGGAACAGTGGCGGGCAAAACAACCTGAGCTATTCGTTTCGGAGATTAATAATCTCCCGGGGCTTGACAGTTAGGCGTGCGTTGCTGCAGGGAATGGAGTTCTGGCTATGACCTGTCAGGTGTTTGCCTGACCGAGATGCCTGCCATCCAAGGGACATTTGAGCCTGGCCCCTTTCGCTTGTGGCACAAGTCAAGACCCGTATCTCGGTCAGCTTCTGTACTCCGAACTGAGCAACGACAACGCATCAAGGATCGTCCCTTCACTTAGGGCATATCGCGTTCGCGCAAGCGTCGATATCGCTTCGTGCGACACACCCAGACTCAAGGACTCGAACTCGTCTTCGTATGAAAGGTCTGGATTGGAGCGAACTAGTCTCTCGCGGCTCTTGACGACGTGAAGAAGTCGCACACTGTCTCCTTGCCCTGCGACCGGAACTGCCTCGGGAAAGATCGTTCCAGTGAGACTCAGCGTCACAAGTGAATCGGTCGCCGCAGCTGTCGTCAGACAAGTGGCTACGTCGATTGCGGCTGGTCCCTTGCCGTGCTCTGACCAAAGTTCAGCGAACGCAGCCGGGCCTCGGGGAAAGAACGGAAGTACCGGATTCACGGTGCCCGACGCCAGCGCGATCGCCAATGAGCGCTGCTCAACCAACTCGGGAACTGAATCAAAGATACCCAGGTTCGACTTCCATTCGGAGAGTCGCCGAAGGTAGAAGAGCGTGTTGACGACGCGACGGATTCGTTGCACATGCCAGCGGCGCAATTCGGGGCCCTTTGCTGAGCGATCTTGCACGAGGCCATCAAGAGATTGCTCGTAGTCCTGCTTCAACCACACAGCTCGTTCTACGAAGTCGGCATTTCGCGCGAAGACCATGCCTAAGGCATGCGGCAGGCCGCCAGGCGCTTTGCGCCGACCTAGGAAGTATCGAAACCGAGAATATGACGAGAGAGCCTGAAGCCGCTGGATCGGGATCGACAGCCCAGCCTCGGACAACAACCTACCCAACTCACTTCCCCGATCTGGGTGCAGAACCAAGTAGGCCGCCAAGTCTTGCGTGTAGCGGCGGAAATCATCGCTGCCCGCGACATCCAGTCGAAGGACGCTTGAGTTCCACTCTTCCGCCGACATGACCACAGACTTGTCTGCATTCAGGAGGTAGCCCTGGGAATCGACGCAATCCGCAATCCGCTTCTTCGTTGCCGCAGCGTCGGCCGTATCACAGACGACGATGATATCGTCAACATAGCGAAAGTAGCCGGCCCCGTAGGCGGCGGACAGCTCACGATCAACATCTACAAGGGCGAGATGCCCGAGAACATGGGCGGAAGCGGGGCCAATAGGCAGCCCGCCACCACCGGCCGCGAATAGTTGGTTGTAGAAATTCTCGACTGCATCGATAGGAAGACCTTCACGCTGACCCGGGGACTTGAGGCGTGCCTTCAGCTCGAACATGACGCGGTCATGCTGGATCGACGGATAGAACCCCTTCAGGTCAGTGACGACAGCGACGGACCCTGGCCGCCGAAGCGCCTCGGCGATGTCCATATTCCGGCGCTTGTAACCATCCGCGAAGAATTCGTAGCTGGACCCGGACCACTCCGATTTTGGCCACAGGTAGCTGTATACCCGCGCAGGTGCCGCGAAACTAGGCATTGAAGCCAGCTGGGCCAAGACTAGCGCCTCCGCGAAAGCAGTGAACGGGCTCGGGGCTAGGCAGCTCCTGTACTCGGGCACGTCCTGCCCGGCGGCCTGACCGATCGCCTTGAAGTAGTCAAAGTGCCTGAAGCGCCAGCGGTCGCCAGCCGACAAGCGCCGCTCGACTGCGCGCCTCAGGTATGAGTTCTCTACGGAGGGTAATTGCTTCGCGATGAGTCGCAGCCCCACGTAAGTTGGGAAGTAACTTTGCCTGGTGGCGTTCAACGCCCGAATCAGAAGCGTCTGGTCCGTTCCAAACATGGTCATCGATTCCGGAACGCGAGGACGATGACCCGACTGAGCGGAGCCTTTCCGTTGTGTGGGTCCTTCCAATTGAAGGAACGGGTAGCTGGATCCTCCAGCATCGGCACATCCACAGTGAGCGAAAACGACTCGCCCTTGGACAAAAACTTGTGCTGAATCTTTGTAAGGGTCAAGCGAATCACATCGGCAAGCGTCGTGAACCATGACTTCCCAATGTATGGCTCAACCCACAGCCACGAACTGCTTCTCCTGCTGTGACTTAGCATGGCGGCGGCGTGTTTGAGCGAGTCGATGATTGGCTCTACGCCTTCTTTCTTGGCGCCCGAGATGGCAGAGATGACACACAGGAACCGGCTCACGCTTCGCGCCCGCGCGTCCGTGAAGAAGCCGTCAAGAGTCTCGCTGAAGTCACCCAGAACAGTCAGATCGCAATGGCACAAGTTGAGCTCAACATTGATCCCGGCGCTAGCCAGCCAAGGAGATAACTTGTCCAGTAGGGCGATAAAGTGATTCAGCGCTGCTGGCGAAAAGTCGACTGCCGAGACGCTGACGTTCAGTGGAAGCTGCGGGATCAAACCCTTGCAGCGCAATTCGCAGATAAGCGACAGCATGCTCATGGTGCCAGCGCCGTTCCCGGCGGCAAGGTCAATGACGTGGATGCGCCCCTCAGCAAGCTGGTCGAGTACCGCATCGCGAACGTCAGCCTGTTCGTCCTTGGGGTCCGAGCAGGCGTATTGCATGCGGGCAGCCGAGTTCAGGAACCGGTTCACCACGTGATCGCACGCTTCCTCGTCGGAAGCACCGCCGATCACGCCGCCGGAACCGGCAGGGTCGTATTGGCCCCACCAGCCGTTGTCGATCAAGTATTCGCGGTGCGCGTCGGCAAGGGGCTTGGGCAGATGCAAGACTCCGTCTTTCCAAAGGGAAGGCGAGAGGAGCTTTCCGGAGAATGCGTGCAGCAGCGGAGACATCTACGCAGCAGTGAGTCTTGTGACTTCAGCGCCTGCACCACGCCCCTCGTAGGCCATCAGGATCATCGGCTGCGCTGCGTAAGAGGGACAGGGCGGTTGCATCAAGCTTTCCGAATATTCGACGATTCTAATGGATGCCTTGTGGGCCCACAGTTCGGTGGCTGGAACATTAATGCCTCCAGGCAGTGCTCGTCCCCGCCGGCTTTCAGGCGTTTGTTCTAAGGGGAAAGGGGGAATATCCCTTTTCGTTTCACAGGCCTTGAAGCAGCAATGCATGGATGCCTTGCTTCGATTCCTATGTCCGAGTCTCCCTACGCCGCCAATTCCCGCAATACCTCGGGATGCCGCTCGGCGACACGCAGCAGGGTCTTAGCAGCACCGGTCGGCTCTCGGCGGCCTTGCTCCCAGTCCTGTAAGGTCCGCGGCGACACCCCCAGGAGGGCGGCGAACCGGGCCTGGGACAAGCGCGCCATGATCCGCACCCGGGCCACTGGGGATTCCACGGCCTGGCCTTGGCGCGTGACTAGGGTGACGCGACCCACCCGGCCGGCCTGCATGTCGGCAGCGGCTTCGAGCAACTCGGCATTCAGGTCTCGCCCGGCATCCCGGGCCAATAGTTCAGATTCAGTCAATTTCGGCATGGTCGGCCAACTCCCGCAGGGCGTTCAGGGTCGCCACGGCGATGTTCTCCCGGGCGCTCTTGGTGTACACCGTCAACAGCCAGATCCGGCCCCGGACGTCCTGGACGTAATAGAGGACACGTAGCCCGCCGCGCTTGCCCATCCCGGGGCGCGTCCAGCGCAGCTTGCGCACGCCACGGGTCCCAGGCACCAAGTCGCCAGCCTCCGGGTTGACTGCCAGGGTCCGCTGCAAAGCGGCCAGGTCGGCATCGTCCAGGCAGTCCGCCGCATACCGGGTGAACACTGGCAGTTCGATGAAGGTATACACCGCCCGGATGATACGGCATTGCCGTATGACAAAACAGGGGACAGACCCCGAATTTTTTTAATGGGAAGCCGTTGTCTGTCCTGAATGATACGGGCAGAGTCAGTCTTCACAATCATACGCAACAGGGGCCAGGGCGGGACAATCGGGGTTGGAATCATTCATCCACCGCAAGGATACGCAGCAGCGCCCCCTCGTCCTCGTCCGTCAGCACATACAGATACCCATCGGGCCCCTGGCGCACATCCCGCACCCGCCGACCGATGGTCAGCTTTTCCTCGGTGACCACCCGGGTGCCGTCCAGCACCAGGCGGCGGATCTGCTGGAACTTGAGCGCGCCGCTGAACAGGTTGCCTTTCCACCGCGGATAGACGTCACCGGTGTAAAAGGTCAGGCCGCTCGGGGCATTCGACGGCGTCCAGACCAGCTTGGGCTCGGCGATGCCCGGGCGGCTCGTCTCGCTGGAGATCCGCGGCCCCCAGTACTCGTTGCTGTAGGTCACCTCCGGCCAGCCGTAGTTGTTGCCGCCCTCGATGACGTTGAGTTCGTCGCCGCCCCGGGCTCCGTGCTCGTTGGCCCAGATGCGCCCGCTTACCGGGTCGCGGGTCAGACCCTGGATGTTGCGATGACCCAGGGTCCAGATCTCGGGTCGGGCGCCGGGGCGGCCCGCGAAGGGGTTGCCCGGGTGGGGCGTGCCGTCGTCGTTCAACCGCAGGATCTTGCCGAAATGGGTCCCCGGGTTCTGGGCCTGGTTACGGATGAAGTCCCCCTTGAAGCTGATCGGCGGATTACCACCGTCACCGATACTGATCAGCAGGCTCTTATCCGGCAGCCAGACCAGCCGCGAGCCGAAATGCTGGCCGTCGGACTTGGGGTCGGCGTTCTCAAAGATGATCCGCGTGTCCCGTAGGGCCTCACCGTCCAGGCGCCCCCGGGCCAGGGCCGTGCGGTTGGCGTCGGGGCTGCCGATGGCCAGCGTCAGGTAGACCAGCCCGTTATCGGCGAAGTCCGGATGCATGGAGACATCGAGCAGGCCACCCTGGCCCGTGGCGAGCAGCGGCGGCAGGCCGGAGATGGGTGTCGGGACGAGCTTACCGTCGCGGAGCCGACGCAGGCGCCCATCACGCTCGGTGACCAGGGCCGAGCCGTCCGGCAGCCAGGCGATGGACCAGGGGTGACTCAGGCCGCCGGTGACGACCTCGGTACGCCAGCCCTTGGCCTCGGGGACATCCCCGCTGATCGGCACCGGCCCCGTCTGGGCCTCACAAGCGGCCGTCATCCAACAAATCAGTCCAAGGGCGATGAGGCGTGCAGGTCGGTTCATCGTGGGGTTCTCGGTAAGCCGTCGATCCGGTGGGGTACCATCAGACGAGGATCAAGAGTGAGGCGGGACCGCCAGGCTCAGGTCCAGCTATGATTATATAGCCTGCTACCCGGATCGACCTGAGCCCAGGGTCTGACCCTGCTTCCCGAGACCCGATGATGGCCGCCAAAGGCCTGGCCGCCGACGCCCCAGCCGCAGCGACTGACTTATCGTCCCGCGCCACCGTCGGGTGCGATGGGCCCAGCTCCCGCGCCGAGGCTTGCCAATACGCCCAGTCCACTGCATGGACCCAGGCCACCCCGGCCAGCTCCAGCCATATCCGTATCGCAAGGGCTGCCTGGCGCACCTGCCAGCCCGTTACCTCCGGCTTGCGCCCGATCGCCGCCAGATAGGCATCGATTTCGGCGGGGGACTGGTCCACCAGTTGGCGCCCCGGATGGGCCGCGACGCATGCCTCGGCCCGGATCACGAGCCAGCGGCCGAAGGGTGGCTTAACGCCTGATTCCATGATTTTTTCGGCGTACCGAGCCGGGAAGGGGCGGCCCTTTTCCTCATGGGTTGACGGGGTGTCGGGCAGGGCGTATTTTCGAGCGCGCTGGACATGGGTCCGGGCGGAGGCCGCTCCGGGGGCCCACGGATACAGTGACAGTTTAGAGACTAGACAGATCTGTAAAGTAATAGTTGAGCATGAGAGGACAAGATATGGAGCTACCAAAGTTTAACGAGACCTTCATGCCGATTCTGCAGACCCTTAGCAACGGAGAGGTCGTTCATCATCGCAAACTCATCAAGCTAGTTCAGGAACAGTACTACTCGGACTTGCCCGAAGACTTGCTGAAACAGAAGACAAAGAGCGGTGAAGTACTGATTGAAAATCGAATTGCATGGGGAAAGTCTTATCTCAAGAAGGGCGGGCTCGTTCATTTCCCGAAGCGCGGCATGGTTCAGATCACGGAAGCGGGAAAGAAAGCCTGCGATCAGGGAGTTACTCTTCGCGATATGGAATCGAACCTGATGGATTTCTACGCCGAAGAAAAAACAAAAAATTCGGACACATGTGTTGCTGCCGACCAATCTCCGCAAGATATGATAGATGCCGGGTTTTCTGAGATTGAGGCACAAACGAAATCTGAACTACTAAATAGGTTGCGGGAAATCGATCCGTTCTATTTTGAGAAGGTTATTCTCATTCTGTTGAAGAAGATGGGGTATGGAGATTTTACCGAGACATCCAAGTCTGGAGATGCCGGAATCGACGGAATAATCAACGAAGACAAGCTGGGTTTGGAGAAGATATACATACAGGCGAAGCGTTACACCGACAACAAGGTGCGAGAAACTGATATTCGTAACTTTATCGGCGCTATGAGCGGAGACACCACAAAAGGCGTATTTGTCACAACCAGCGGCTTTGATGAAAAGGCATCAAAGAAGGCACGCGAAGCGCATCATACGATCATTCTTGTGGATGGAGAACGTCTGGTTGACCTGATGTATCAATTCAATGTCGGGGTACAGGTCCGCAATCAATATGAAGTCAAACAAATCGATTCAGACTTTTTCGATGCCTCATAAACCGCAGATGCAAGAAAAAGCCGATTGCCTAACCCATCGCTCAAGCGGACACGTACCGGCATATCGTTCCAGGCCCTCATTTCATTCTGGGCCTTCCACGTCCTGCCGGCGTGTGCCGCTTAGCTCAAACGTTATCGTGCCGAGCGACGCTCGGTGTCTCTTGCCGGGTGAGAGTCCCGGTCGGGTAAGGGTGGGCCGCCCACCCGTATCGCGGGTTGGTCCCTTGGCGGAGCGAGGCAACCCACGTACAGGATGGGGTAAGCGTACACAGACAATCCTGTAGGCCGTAGGGGCAATCGCTTTCCCTGATGTGCGGGTACCACTTCGAAATTCAGCTTATTGCGGACACCGACCTTTTTAACGTCCGGGAAGGCAACACGAAGCACCCACTATGGCTTGGGTGTGGCGGTACCCCGGAGCCCTCAGGCCGTGGCAGACAGGAAGAGAGACCCGGGAGAACTCGGGAAGCCCCCCAAATCTCCTGGACGAGGTGAGACGATGAAACCGACCGGGCTGGGACACGTACGGGTGAAGAGCCCTGACACGGCGTGCGCTCGGGTGGATGCGTCGAGCATTGAGGGTCCAGGAAGGCCGGCGACGGCCGTATGCCAAGGAGGTGTCTTATCGGGCATCGTAGTCGGCGGTTCGGAAAGCCAGCCACAGGGCGAAGGACACGACGGGAGTATGCAGCCCGCACAGGAAACGCGTGCCGGACAGGTAGGGTCGGATTGTTCTGGACCTCTGGTTCGAATGTGGGGTCAGGCCCAGCTGCCGCCGGCAGGCGCTGCTGTGCCGGTACGCCGACGATTTCTTCTGCGCCTTCCGCTTTCCTGACGATGCCGAGCGGTTCTTCAAAGTACTGCCTCAACGGTTGGCCAAGTTCAGTCTTGAGGTGGCGCCTGAGAAAACGCAGGTCTTGCGTTTCATCCGCTTTAATCCGAGCATGACGCGGTGGGTCATCTTCATCGGTTTCGAGTGGATTTGGTTTCCGGACCGGGAAGGTACCCCGCGGGTCAAACGCCGCACCGCCCGCAAGAAACCCCGTGGTGCGGTGCAGCGTCTTAAGGACTGGATCAAGGGCCACCGGCGCCTGCCGGGCAGGGACTTCATCAAGGGACTCAATCGCCGACGGGACGGGCACTACAACCACTACGGTCTACGGGGGCAACTCGCGGGACTTGTGGCGCTTCTTCCAGACGGCGACGGAGTAGGCGTTCAAATGGCTGAATCGGCGCGGCGGCAAGCGCAAGCGCTTTACCTGGCAGGTGTTCAACCGCGCCTTAGCGAAGCTCGGCATCGCGAAGCCCCGCATCACTGAGAAGCCAGCGACGCGGCGGGTGTTTGCATGAATCACTTGCTCGCGCGAAGGCGAGTACAACCGAAGAACCGGATGCGGGAAAACTGCACGTCCGGGACTGTGCCGGGGGCGCCGGGCAACC from Chromatiaceae bacterium includes:
- a CDS encoding ATP-binding protein, which translates into the protein MTSIDAVAHQYRALNCGHLAHGLAALLGAAEANALSYLDLVEQLVDLELQGRETNRLAANLRKAGFPVIKRLEEFDYRHQTTITKRQVSQLLDFRFLEERANLVFIGPPGVGKTHLAVAIGLKALEAGYQVLFTTALALVETLELAELRGELKKKIASLLKFDLLIIDELGYLPMNRQGLYNLFQLINGLYEYRSVILTTNKDFTNWGEFFRDENVAVPIVDRLIHHSQVFMLGGESYRLKQKIGN
- a CDS encoding RNA-directed DNA polymerase, translating into MFGTDQTLLIRALNATRQSYFPTYVGLRLIAKQLPSVENSYLRRAVERRLSAGDRWRFRHFDYFKAIGQAAGQDVPEYRSCLAPSPFTAFAEALVLAQLASMPSFAAPARVYSYLWPKSEWSGSSYEFFADGYKRRNMDIAEALRRPGSVAVVTDLKGFYPSIQHDRVMFELKARLKSPGQREGLPIDAVENFYNQLFAAGGGGLPIGPASAHVLGHLALVDVDRELSAAYGAGYFRYVDDIIVVCDTADAAATKKRIADCVDSQGYLLNADKSVVMSAEEWNSSVLRLDVAGSDDFRRYTQDLAAYLVLHPDRGSELGRLLSEAGLSIPIQRLQALSSYSRFRYFLGRRKAPGGLPHALGMVFARNADFVERAVWLKQDYEQSLDGLVQDRSAKGPELRRWHVQRIRRVVNTLFYLRRLSEWKSNLGIFDSVPELVEQRSLAIALASGTVNPVLPFFPRGPAAFAELWSEHGKGPAAIDVATCLTTAAATDSLVTLSLTGTIFPEAVPVAGQGDSVRLLHVVKSRERLVRSNPDLSYEDEFESLSLGVSHEAISTLARTRYALSEGTILDALSLLSSEYRS
- a CDS encoding restriction endonuclease, translated to MELPKFNETFMPILQTLSNGEVVHHRKLIKLVQEQYYSDLPEDLLKQKTKSGEVLIENRIAWGKSYLKKGGLVHFPKRGMVQITEAGKKACDQGVTLRDMESNLMDFYAEEKTKNSDTCVAADQSPQDMIDAGFSEIEAQTKSELLNRLREIDPFYFEKVILILLKKMGYGDFTETSKSGDAGIDGIINEDKLGLEKIYIQAKRYTDNKVRETDIRNFIGAMSGDTTKGVFVTTSGFDEKASKKAREAHHTIILVDGERLVDLMYQFNVGVQVRNQYEVKQIDSDFFDAS
- a CDS encoding helix-turn-helix domain-containing protein, translated to MPKLTESELLARDAGRDLNAELLEAAADMQAGRVGRVTLVTRQGQAVESPVARVRIMARLSQARFAALLGVSPRTLQDWEQGRREPTGAAKTLLRVAERHPEVLRELAA
- a CDS encoding type II toxin-antitoxin system RelE/ParE family toxin, with product MYTFIELPVFTRYAADCLDDADLAALQRTLAVNPEAGDLVPGTRGVRKLRWTRPGMGKRGGLRVLYYVQDVRGRIWLLTVYTKSARENIAVATLNALRELADHAEID
- a CDS encoding PQQ-dependent sugar dehydrogenase — encoded protein: MNRPARLIALGLICWMTAACEAQTGPVPISGDVPEAKGWRTEVVTGGLSHPWSIAWLPDGSALVTERDGRLRRLRDGKLVPTPISGLPPLLATGQGGLLDVSMHPDFADNGLVYLTLAIGSPDANRTALARGRLDGEALRDTRIIFENADPKSDGQHFGSRLVWLPDKSLLISIGDGGNPPISFKGDFIRNQAQNPGTHFGKILRLNDDGTPHPGNPFAGRPGARPEIWTLGHRNIQGLTRDPVSGRIWANEHGARGGDELNVIEGGNNYGWPEVTYSNEYWGPRISSETSRPGIAEPKLVWTPSNAPSGLTFYTGDVYPRWKGNLFSGALKFQQIRRLVLDGTRVVTEEKLTIGRRVRDVRQGPDGYLYVLTDEDEGALLRILAVDE